A window of Novosphingobium terrae contains these coding sequences:
- a CDS encoding TonB-dependent receptor has product MIFAFPSRPARRRARFNHASRLALLAGLTLGTISPALAEEAPGDETRADIRVDGRREQKLDRPAEAIGATIDAGILARANTITAEDALRYLPNIQLRQRYIGDTGSAVAVRGTSGFQTARVLVTLDGIPISNFLGNTYVYAPLWGMVAPDEIESVDASYGPFSARYGGGTMGAGIFIQTHMPQKLEAGVDLTYGNQDFNAQKSSDSLNTWRIQSHIGNRHGNVSWMLYQDHLSSQGQPLYFAVTPVSAGTTAAGTPVTGALRDRDATNTDRYLVGSSGVTDTRSDLVKGKLAWDAAPSTRVMLTTAYRDLRYDSLAPETYLRDAAGNGVISGSAQIDGRSYALSSLLGLRKQDVQLRDLLSGISVTSQLTHRLHAELSASTYNVLGGETRQAYPAGNGAQVIATDAQGWANAAARFAWDMAKGNQIGFGGDYAQYWTQTSTWNSTDWLNGARSSFAERSGGKTEIFGLYGEDRWALTPTLTLTAGLRYDHWRAFDGQRTTSASALTYPSRAKDGWSPKGVLRWTPAKGWAVQLRAAQAWRFPTVTELFQSASSGGVLVQSDPNLKPEHSTTFDLGTTRDMALAGGTLSLGATLFHERVSNTLYNQQNAFTGATYYQNIGLVRTRGVELSATGRHLFDGLLDLDGAFAWQGGKILQNANLPVSVGKEMPRVPRIRWNLLATLHPVEKVDATVGVRHEGAQFSDLLNSDGRRGGFGYADAYTFVEARLGVHITRQLQASVGVDNLFNQIRYIYHPYPRRTVFLALKWRAQ; this is encoded by the coding sequence ATGATCTTTGCTTTTCCGTCGCGCCCGGCACGCCGCCGGGCCCGTTTCAACCATGCCTCACGTCTGGCGCTGCTGGCGGGGCTCACGCTGGGCACCATCTCGCCCGCGCTGGCCGAGGAAGCGCCCGGCGATGAGACGCGCGCCGACATCCGGGTCGATGGCCGCCGCGAACAGAAGCTGGATCGCCCCGCCGAAGCCATCGGCGCCACCATCGATGCGGGCATACTGGCCCGCGCCAACACCATCACGGCGGAAGATGCGCTGCGCTATCTGCCCAACATCCAGCTGCGCCAGCGCTACATCGGCGACACCGGCAGCGCGGTGGCGGTGCGCGGCACCAGCGGCTTCCAGACGGCGCGCGTGCTGGTCACGCTCGACGGCATTCCGATCAGCAATTTTCTGGGCAACACCTATGTCTATGCCCCGCTGTGGGGCATGGTCGCGCCCGACGAAATCGAGAGCGTGGATGCCTCCTACGGCCCCTTCTCGGCACGCTATGGCGGCGGCACGATGGGTGCGGGGATCTTTATTCAGACCCATATGCCGCAGAAGCTGGAGGCGGGTGTCGACCTCACTTACGGCAATCAGGATTTCAACGCTCAGAAGAGCAGCGACAGCCTGAACACATGGCGCATCCAGTCGCATATCGGCAACCGCCACGGCAATGTGTCATGGATGCTCTATCAGGACCATCTGAGCAGTCAGGGCCAGCCACTCTATTTCGCGGTGACGCCCGTTTCGGCAGGCACCACGGCTGCGGGCACACCGGTGACAGGCGCGCTGCGTGACCGCGATGCCACCAACACCGACCGCTATCTGGTCGGCTCCTCGGGCGTGACGGATACGCGCAGCGATCTGGTCAAGGGCAAGCTGGCATGGGATGCGGCGCCCTCCACGCGGGTGATGCTGACCACCGCCTATCGCGATCTGCGCTATGACAGCCTCGCGCCGGAAACCTATCTGCGAGACGCCGCGGGCAATGGCGTGATCAGCGGCTCGGCGCAGATCGACGGCCGCAGCTATGCGCTCTCCAGCCTGCTGGGGCTGCGCAAGCAGGATGTGCAATTGCGCGATCTGCTCAGCGGGATCAGCGTGACCTCGCAGCTCACCCATCGCCTGCATGCGGAACTCAGCGCCTCAACCTACAATGTGCTGGGCGGCGAGACGCGGCAGGCCTATCCGGCAGGCAATGGCGCTCAGGTGATCGCTACGGATGCGCAGGGCTGGGCCAATGCGGCGGCGCGCTTTGCGTGGGATATGGCCAAGGGCAACCAGATCGGCTTCGGCGGCGATTACGCCCAATACTGGACCCAGACCAGCACCTGGAACTCCACCGACTGGCTGAACGGCGCCCGCTCCAGCTTTGCCGAACGCTCGGGCGGCAAGACCGAGATCTTCGGCCTCTATGGCGAGGACCGCTGGGCCCTGACCCCCACGCTGACCCTCACCGCAGGCCTGCGCTATGACCATTGGCGCGCCTTCGACGGCCAGCGCACCACCAGCGCCAGCGCTTTAACCTATCCGTCGCGTGCCAAGGATGGCTGGTCGCCCAAGGGCGTGCTGCGCTGGACCCCGGCCAAGGGCTGGGCGGTGCAGTTGCGCGCGGCGCAGGCCTGGCGCTTCCCCACCGTCACCGAGCTGTTCCAGTCGGCCAGCAGCGGCGGCGTGCTGGTGCAGAGCGACCCCAACCTCAAGCCTGAACACTCCACCACCTTCGATCTGGGCACCACCCGTGACATGGCACTGGCCGGAGGCACACTCAGCCTTGGCGCCACGCTGTTCCATGAGCGGGTAAGCAACACGCTCTACAACCAGCAGAACGCTTTCACCGGCGCGACCTATTACCAAAACATCGGCCTTGTGCGCACGCGCGGCGTGGAGCTGTCGGCCACCGGGCGGCATCTGTTTGACGGACTGCTGGATCTGGACGGCGCCTTTGCGTGGCAGGGCGGCAAGATCCTCCAGAACGCCAATCTGCCGGTCAGCGTGGGCAAGGAAATGCCCCGCGTGCCGCGCATTCGCTGGAACCTGCTGGCCACGCTGCATCCGGTCGAGAAGGTCGATGCCACCGTGGGCGTGCGGCATGAGGGCGCGCAGTTCAGCGATCTGCTCAACAGCGACGGGCGGCGCGGCGGCTTCGGCTATGCCGATGCCTACACCTTCGTTGAAGCGCGGCTGGGCGTGCACATCACCCGCCAGCTTCAGGCCAGCGTGGGCGTGGACAACCTCTTCAACCAGATCCGCTACATCTACCATCCCTATCCGCGCCGCACGGTGTTCCTCGCTCTGAAGTGGCGCGCACAGTGA
- a CDS encoding ABC transporter ATP-binding protein has protein sequence MAAPLTLTQVCKSFNGRRVLDGLDLQVEPGEVVALLGRNGAGKTTTLNLVLGFEQADSGTVAICGEPPAQARAHLAYLPEQVALYPHLSGLENLRYFTALAGLKLSRPEAAALLAEAGLPPEACLRRASAYSKGMRQKVGIAIALARRCPLLLLDEPGSGLDPLAMEELGALVRRVAARGTGVLVVSHDLFGLKPMADRAVVLEGGRIGHNFDPRHADAAALLSFYGAAS, from the coding sequence ATGGCGGCGCCCTTAACGCTGACGCAGGTCTGCAAGAGCTTCAACGGGCGCCGCGTGCTCGATGGGCTGGACCTTCAGGTCGAGCCCGGCGAGGTGGTGGCATTGCTGGGCCGCAATGGCGCGGGCAAGACCACCACGCTCAACCTCGTGCTGGGCTTCGAACAGGCCGACAGCGGCACGGTGGCGATCTGCGGCGAGCCGCCTGCACAGGCCCGCGCCCATCTGGCCTATCTGCCCGAACAGGTGGCGCTGTATCCCCATCTCTCGGGGTTGGAGAACCTGCGTTATTTCACGGCACTGGCAGGGCTAAAACTGTCCAGACCTGAAGCCGCCGCCCTGCTGGCCGAGGCAGGCCTGCCACCCGAGGCCTGTCTGCGCCGCGCCAGCGCCTATTCCAAGGGCATGCGTCAGAAGGTGGGGATCGCCATCGCTCTGGCGCGGCGCTGCCCGCTGCTGCTTCTCGACGAACCCGGCTCGGGCCTCGATCCGCTGGCCATGGAGGAGCTGGGCGCGCTGGTCCGACGCGTGGCGGCGCGTGGCACCGGGGTTCTGGTGGTCTCGCATGATCTCTTCGGCCTCAAACCCATGGCCGACCGCGCCGTGGTGCTGGAAGGCGGCAGGATCGGCCACAACTTCGATCCGCGCCATGCCGATGCCGCCGCGCTGCTATCCTTCTACGGTGCAGCATCATGA
- a CDS encoding DUF3526 domain-containing protein, producing the protein MNPALLRAEALLMLRNRALCLMLAVLAALLLGTGLTTLRDHAATARTFAQTEQAERDRWLSQSAKNPHRAAHFGLWVFRAPAPLSAIDPGTDPFVGRMLRVEAHHPNDPLFLSSLDEGPFHRAGVSTMADMIALFVPLAALLLGFASFAADRESGRLRMVIGAGGQVLQIASRRLAIRLAALAMATGLPMLAIGLMAGGEIALLIAMLLVALAYGAVFLAIGMAVSLRAPSSRAALALLLALWVTLCVLVPRLATAAVESALPTPSHTALLDEAAAINRAYNTPEAAAARKQQLMTQSAHMDVGGAMLYNRDHHDNATYDASLGRMTARLQRQDGWLTVAGLTSPLLPFQLANDTLARSGANDHAAFLQAAEAYRRRMSDLMNLDLRAHPVAAGQTYRAGRSLFAALPPFVVPQAGMMSLLWPLALLALWLIGSLSFLRATIRRLRP; encoded by the coding sequence ATGAATCCCGCCCTGCTACGCGCCGAGGCGCTGCTGATGCTGCGCAACCGGGCGCTATGCCTGATGCTGGCGGTGCTGGCCGCGCTGCTGCTCGGCACCGGCCTGACCACCCTGCGCGATCATGCCGCCACCGCGCGCACCTTCGCCCAAACCGAGCAGGCCGAACGCGACCGCTGGCTGAGCCAAAGCGCCAAGAACCCCCATCGTGCCGCGCATTTCGGCCTCTGGGTGTTTCGCGCGCCTGCGCCGCTGTCGGCCATCGATCCGGGCACCGATCCCTTTGTGGGGCGCATGCTGCGGGTCGAAGCGCATCATCCCAATGATCCGCTGTTTCTTTCCTCACTGGATGAAGGCCCGTTCCATCGCGCCGGGGTTTCCACCATGGCCGATATGATCGCCCTGTTCGTGCCTTTGGCCGCGCTGTTGCTGGGCTTTGCCAGCTTTGCAGCGGATCGCGAAAGCGGGCGGCTGCGCATGGTGATCGGCGCGGGCGGGCAAGTGCTGCAGATCGCAAGCAGGCGCCTTGCGATAAGGCTGGCCGCGCTGGCGATGGCGACGGGCCTGCCCATGCTGGCCATCGGACTGATGGCCGGGGGAGAGATCGCCCTGCTGATCGCCATGCTGCTGGTGGCGTTGGCCTATGGCGCCGTCTTTCTAGCCATCGGCATGGCGGTCTCGCTGCGCGCGCCCAGCAGCCGAGCGGCGCTGGCCTTGCTGCTGGCCCTGTGGGTGACGCTCTGCGTGCTGGTGCCGCGTCTGGCCACCGCCGCTGTCGAAAGTGCTTTGCCCACGCCCTCGCATACGGCGCTGCTCGATGAGGCCGCCGCGATCAACCGCGCCTATAACACGCCCGAAGCCGCCGCAGCCCGCAAGCAGCAGCTTATGACGCAGAGCGCGCATATGGATGTTGGCGGAGCGATGCTCTACAACCGCGACCACCACGACAACGCCACCTATGATGCCAGCCTTGGCCGCATGACAGCCCGCTTGCAAAGACAGGACGGCTGGCTGACCGTGGCAGGCCTCACCTCCCCCCTGCTGCCGTTCCAGCTGGCCAACGATACGCTGGCCCGCAGCGGCGCAAACGACCATGCCGCCTTCCTGCAGGCCGCCGAGGCCTATCGTCGTCGCATGTCGGATCTGATGAACCTTGATCTGCGCGCCCATCCCGTTGCCGCCGGGCAAACTTATCGTGCCGGGCGTTCGCTTTTTGCCGCCCTGCCGCCTTTTGTGGTGCCTCAGGCCGGCATGATGAGCCTGCTCTGGCCGCTTGCCTTGCTGGCATTATGGCTGATCGGCAGCCTGTCGTTTCTTCGCGCCACCATCCGGAGGCTTCGCCCATGA
- a CDS encoding ABC transporter permease subunit → MIALIQLEIRMLVTRRLNRAIGALLLLAMLIATASGLQQARSRQREIAHAQAETAQAKAQARAIAAQTNRPPEQYRDPSDPYGYLFYFARLHAIRALPPLALIATGDSDLLPTAMSIAPGHADARGVATVANPRLARIGRFDLAFVLAYLLPLALIAMAGTVISAEREGGQLPLLRAQPAGLGRIALARFSALAVVTIPAVLAMLWLTLALAGAVTGASSGMLAMLSLDLAGFMLFWLALAGCASGLRITGSASVIGLLLIWAVMGFVVPLACGWWAGLAAPSRIQPVQTSRDMAARFDADPAGQTSLWLKRHAPGLTPEASQRADLQRLALDGQTAEALAAYRLAAQDYDRDAALWQERLAPASPMLLLEQALLTAAGQDRRDGLRFTEQADQHALDLEARFTPAILASAQAKEAKADGGQAEQRYEAWSSDPVTHAALRIAPGWSLLLWALAAVLAAWALWQNPGRIADQGTRV, encoded by the coding sequence ATGATCGCTCTGATCCAACTCGAAATCCGGATGCTGGTCACAAGACGCCTGAACCGGGCGATCGGCGCCCTGTTGCTGCTCGCCATGCTGATCGCGACGGCCAGCGGCCTCCAGCAAGCCCGAAGCCGCCAGCGCGAGATCGCCCATGCCCAGGCCGAAACCGCTCAGGCCAAGGCGCAGGCCCGCGCCATCGCGGCCCAGACCAACCGCCCGCCCGAACAATATCGCGATCCATCCGATCCCTATGGCTATCTCTTCTATTTCGCCAGGCTGCACGCCATCCGCGCCCTGCCCCCGCTCGCTCTGATCGCCACCGGTGACAGCGATCTGCTCCCCACGGCGATGAGCATCGCCCCCGGCCATGCCGATGCACGGGGCGTCGCGACTGTGGCCAATCCACGCCTCGCACGGATCGGGCGTTTCGATCTGGCGTTCGTGCTGGCTTATCTGCTGCCATTGGCCCTGATCGCGATGGCAGGCACAGTGATCTCCGCAGAGCGCGAAGGCGGCCAATTGCCCCTGCTGCGCGCGCAACCGGCCGGGCTGGGGCGCATTGCTCTGGCACGTTTTTCAGCGCTGGCTGTGGTGACCATACCCGCAGTGCTCGCCATGCTCTGGCTGACACTGGCGCTGGCCGGGGCGGTCACCGGGGCCTCATCGGGCATGCTGGCGATGCTCAGCCTTGATCTGGCAGGGTTTATGCTGTTCTGGCTGGCGCTGGCAGGCTGCGCATCAGGTTTGCGGATCACCGGCAGCGCCAGCGTCATTGGACTGTTGCTGATCTGGGCGGTGATGGGCTTTGTGGTGCCCCTGGCCTGCGGCTGGTGGGCAGGGCTTGCGGCCCCCTCGCGCATTCAGCCTGTCCAGACCTCGCGAGATATGGCCGCGCGCTTCGATGCCGATCCGGCAGGGCAGACAAGCCTCTGGCTGAAGCGCCACGCCCCCGGCCTGACGCCCGAGGCCAGCCAGCGCGCCGATCTGCAACGTCTGGCGCTGGATGGGCAGACTGCGGAGGCACTGGCCGCCTATCGTCTCGCCGCGCAGGATTATGACCGCGATGCCGCCCTCTGGCAGGAGCGACTGGCCCCTGCCTCGCCCATGCTGCTGCTGGAACAAGCTCTGCTGACCGCAGCCGGACAGGATCGGCGCGATGGCCTGCGCTTCACCGAACAGGCCGACCAGCATGCGCTCGATCTGGAGGCGCGCTTCACGCCCGCGATCCTCGCCTCGGCGCAAGCAAAGGAAGCCAAAGCCGATGGCGGTCAGGCGGAACAGCGCTATGAGGCATGGAGCAGCGATCCGGTGACGCATGCTGCCCTTCGCATCGCGCCCGGCTGGAGCCTGCTGCTTTGGGCTTTGGCTGCTGTTCTGGCAGCATGGGCGCTGTGGCAAAACCCCGGTCGGATTGCGGATCAGGGAACACGCGTCTAG
- a CDS encoding potassium-transporting ATPase subunit F, which yields MTLDLWLAGFTAIGLLVYLVAVLARPERF from the coding sequence ATGACACTCGACCTCTGGCTGGCGGGTTTCACCGCCATCGGCCTTCTCGTTTACCTCGTTGCCGTACTCGCGCGGCCCGAGCGGTTCTAG
- the kdpA gene encoding potassium-transporting ATPase subunit KdpA → MTFQGWLLIAVFIGVLLALTKPIGLWLFALYEGRRTPLHSLLGPVERGFYRLSGIDPQEDQSWRRYAVHMLIFNAALGLLTYVLLRAQALLPLNPLGYAGLNENLSFNTAVSFTTNTNWQSYAGESTMSNLSQMLALTIHNFLSAATGIALAFALFRGFARREAKGIGNFWADMTRVTLYLLLPLCVALTVFYIASGVPQTLAGSVDVHTLEGVKQTLALGPVASQEAIKMLGTNGGGFFNANSAHPFENPNALTNLVQMFSIFAIGMGLTYTFGKAVGNTRQGWAILAAMMAIFLVGTTVTYWQEANGTPMLHALGAAGGNMEGKEVRFGIAASSLFAVVTTAASCGAVNAMHDSLTALGGLVPLFNMQLGEVVVGGVGAGIYGFLLFAILAVFVAGLMVGRTPEYVGKKIESREVKLSVLAIAVLPLVILGMTAIASVLPAGLAGPLNKGPHGFSEILYAFTSAVANNGSAFGGLTANTPFYNGMLGVAMWIGRFFIIIPMLAVAGSLAAKKHTPESAGSFPTTGLLWTGLLVGIIVIVGGLTFLPGLALGPIADHLAMIRGQTF, encoded by the coding sequence ATGACTTTCCAGGGATGGCTGCTGATCGCAGTCTTTATCGGTGTGCTGCTGGCGCTGACCAAGCCGATCGGGCTCTGGCTTTTCGCGCTGTATGAGGGGCGCCGCACGCCGCTTCACAGCCTTCTGGGCCCGGTCGAGCGCGGCTTCTACCGCCTCTCCGGCATCGACCCGCAGGAGGATCAGAGCTGGCGCCGTTACGCGGTGCATATGCTGATCTTCAACGCCGCACTGGGCCTGCTGACCTATGTGCTGCTGCGCGCTCAGGCGCTGTTGCCACTCAACCCGCTGGGCTATGCGGGGTTGAACGAGAACCTCTCCTTCAACACGGCGGTCAGCTTCACCACCAACACCAACTGGCAGAGCTATGCGGGCGAGTCGACCATGTCGAACCTTTCCCAGATGCTGGCGCTGACCATTCACAACTTCCTCTCGGCAGCCACCGGCATCGCGCTGGCCTTCGCGCTGTTTCGCGGCTTTGCGCGGCGTGAGGCCAAGGGCATCGGCAATTTCTGGGCCGATATGACGCGGGTGACGCTGTACCTGCTGCTGCCTTTGTGCGTGGCGCTGACGGTCTTCTACATCGCCAGCGGCGTGCCCCAGACGCTGGCCGGTTCCGTCGATGTCCATACGCTGGAAGGCGTGAAGCAGACGCTGGCGCTGGGCCCGGTGGCATCGCAGGAAGCGATCAAGATGCTGGGCACCAATGGCGGCGGTTTCTTCAACGCCAACAGCGCCCATCCTTTCGAGAACCCCAATGCGCTGACCAATCTGGTGCAGATGTTCTCGATCTTCGCGATCGGCATGGGGCTGACCTACACCTTCGGCAAGGCGGTGGGCAACACGCGCCAGGGCTGGGCCATTCTGGCCGCGATGATGGCGATCTTTCTGGTCGGCACCACCGTCACCTATTGGCAGGAAGCCAATGGCACGCCGATGCTCCACGCGCTGGGCGCCGCTGGCGGCAATATGGAGGGCAAGGAGGTGCGCTTTGGCATCGCCGCATCCTCGCTCTTCGCCGTGGTGACGACGGCGGCCAGCTGCGGCGCAGTCAATGCCATGCATGACAGCCTGACGGCTCTGGGCGGGCTGGTCCCGCTGTTCAACATGCAGCTTGGCGAGGTTGTCGTGGGCGGTGTTGGCGCGGGCATCTATGGCTTCCTGCTCTTCGCCATTCTGGCGGTGTTTGTGGCCGGTCTGATGGTGGGTCGCACACCCGAATATGTCGGCAAGAAGATCGAGAGCCGCGAGGTCAAACTCTCCGTGCTGGCGATTGCCGTGCTGCCGCTGGTGATTTTGGGCATGACGGCGATTGCCTCGGTGCTGCCCGCAGGGCTAGCCGGGCCGCTCAACAAGGGCCCGCATGGCTTTTCCGAGATCCTCTATGCCTTCACCAGCGCGGTGGCCAACAATGGCTCGGCCTTTGGCGGGCTGACGGCGAACACGCCTTTCTACAACGGCATGCTGGGCGTGGCGATGTGGATCGGGCGGTTCTTCATCATCATCCCGATGCTGGCCGTGGCGGGCAGTCTGGCTGCCAAGAAGCACACGCCTGAAAGTGCCGGCAGCTTCCCCACCACCGGGCTGCTGTGGACGGGTCTGCTGGTCGGCATCATCGTGATCGTCGGCGGGCTGACCTTCCTGCCCGGCCTCGCGCTTGGTCCCATCGCCGATCATCTCGCGATGATCCGTGGCCAAACCTTCTAA
- the kdpB gene encoding potassium-transporting ATPase subunit KdpB, whose translation MARSESKSLFTADLIVPAIGDAFRKLNPKELIRNPVMFTTAVVALLLTVLLVVGHDGLTIGFKLQLVIWLWLTVLFGTFAEALAEGRGKAQAASLRATKAELTAKRIKGNGVENVPASALRKGDVVLVQTGDLIPSDGEVVAGVASVNEAAITGESAPVIREAGGDRSAVTAGTRVISDEIRVQVTVNPGQGFLDRMIALVEGAERQKTPNEIALTLLLVGLTIIFLIAVGTIPGFASYAGGSVPVAILAALLITLIPTTIAALLSAIGIAGMDRLVRFNVLAKSGRAVEAAGDIDVLLLDKTGTITVGDRQATEFRAVGGVDEARLAEAALLASLADETPEGRSIVVLAREKFGMNNVTLPQDAQIIPFTAQTRISGVDTGGRVIQKGAVQAILKANPGAGNTAAATELRRITDEIARMGGTPLAVAVDGKLLGAIFLKDIVKAGIRERFGELRAMGIRTVMITGDNPLTAASIAAESGVDDFLAEATPEDKLALIRKEQQGGRLVAMCGDGTNDAPALAQADVGVAMNTGTQAAREAGNMVDLDSDPTKLIEVVGLGKQLLMTRGALTTFSVANDVAKYFAIIPAMFVALYPGLGVLNVMGLATPQSAILSAIIFNAIIIPMLVPLALKGVKYTPMGAGPLLARNLAIYGLGGLIAPFVGIKLIDLAVGGLGLA comes from the coding sequence ATGGCCCGTTCCGAAAGCAAATCGCTGTTTACCGCTGACCTGATCGTTCCGGCGATTGGCGATGCCTTCCGCAAACTCAATCCCAAGGAGCTGATCCGCAACCCGGTGATGTTCACCACCGCTGTCGTGGCGCTGTTGCTCACCGTCCTGCTGGTGGTGGGGCATGATGGGCTGACCATCGGCTTCAAGCTGCAACTGGTGATCTGGCTCTGGCTGACGGTGCTGTTCGGCACCTTTGCCGAGGCGCTGGCCGAAGGGCGCGGCAAGGCGCAGGCCGCGAGCCTGCGCGCCACCAAGGCGGAGCTGACCGCCAAGCGCATCAAGGGCAATGGCGTGGAAAATGTCCCCGCCAGCGCCCTGCGCAAGGGCGATGTGGTGCTGGTGCAGACCGGCGACCTCATCCCCTCGGACGGCGAGGTTGTCGCCGGTGTGGCCTCGGTGAACGAGGCCGCCATCACCGGCGAATCCGCCCCCGTGATCCGCGAGGCGGGCGGCGACCGCTCTGCCGTCACGGCAGGCACGCGGGTGATCTCGGACGAGATCCGCGTGCAGGTCACGGTGAACCCCGGTCAGGGTTTCCTCGACCGCATGATCGCTTTGGTCGAGGGCGCAGAACGCCAGAAGACCCCCAATGAAATCGCCCTGACCCTGCTGCTGGTCGGCCTGACGATCATCTTCCTGATCGCCGTGGGCACCATTCCGGGCTTTGCCTCCTATGCGGGCGGCAGCGTGCCGGTGGCCATTCTGGCGGCTCTGCTGATCACGCTGATCCCCACGACCATTGCCGCGCTGCTCTCGGCTATTGGCATTGCGGGGATGGACCGTCTGGTGCGCTTCAATGTGCTGGCCAAATCGGGCCGCGCGGTGGAAGCGGCGGGCGACATCGACGTGCTGCTGCTTGACAAGACCGGCACCATCACCGTGGGCGACCGCCAGGCCACCGAATTCCGCGCCGTGGGCGGTGTGGATGAGGCGCGCCTTGCCGAAGCCGCTCTGCTCGCCAGCCTTGCCGATGAGACGCCCGAGGGCCGCTCGATCGTGGTGCTGGCACGCGAAAAGTTCGGGATGAACAATGTCACCCTGCCTCAGGATGCACAGATCATCCCCTTCACCGCGCAGACCCGCATTTCGGGCGTCGATACCGGCGGGCGCGTGATCCAGAAAGGCGCCGTGCAGGCGATCCTGAAGGCCAACCCCGGCGCGGGCAATACCGCCGCCGCCACTGAATTGCGCCGCATCACCGATGAGATCGCGCGGATGGGCGGCACACCGCTAGCCGTGGCGGTGGATGGCAAGCTGCTGGGCGCGATCTTCCTCAAGGACATCGTGAAAGCCGGCATCCGCGAGCGTTTCGGGGAACTGCGCGCCATGGGCATCCGCACGGTGATGATCACCGGCGACAACCCCCTGACCGCCGCCTCCATCGCCGCTGAATCCGGCGTGGATGACTTCCTTGCCGAAGCCACGCCCGAGGACAAGCTGGCCCTGATCCGCAAGGAGCAGCAGGGGGGCCGTCTGGTCGCCATGTGCGGCGATGGCACCAATGACGCGCCTGCCTTGGCGCAAGCCGATGTGGGCGTGGCCATGAACACCGGCACGCAGGCCGCGCGCGAGGCGGGCAATATGGTCGATCTCGACAGCGATCCGACCAAGCTGATCGAGGTTGTTGGCCTCGGCAAGCAGTTGCTGATGACGCGCGGGGCGCTCACCACCTTCAGCGTGGCGAATGACGTGGCCAAGTATTTCGCCATCATTCCCGCGATGTTCGTGGCGCTTTATCCGGGGCTGGGCGTGCTCAATGTGATGGGGCTGGCCACGCCGCAGAGCGCCATCCTTTCGGCCATCATCTTCAATGCCATCATCATCCCCATGCTGGTGCCCCTCGCGCTGAAGGGCGTGAAATACACCCCGATGGGCGCCGGGCCGCTGCTGGCGCGCAATCTGGCCATCTATGGGCTGGGCGGGCTGATCGCGCCTTTCGTGGGCATCAAACTGATCGATCTGGCCGTTGGCGGCCTGGGTCTGGCCTGA
- the kdpC gene encoding potassium-transporting ATPase subunit KdpC produces the protein MNKDITSSLRPAVVMTLLFALLLGIAYPLAMTGIGQLLFPRQANGSLVEQDGKVVGSTVIGQAFTSDRYFQTRPSAAGKGYDGMNSSGSNYGPTSQALHDRIKQQVDTMRKAEPGKAIPGDLVTASGSGLDPDLSPEAAFYQVDRIAALRHLAPATLHGLVEQSIDHPLLGFLGEDHVNVFELNRRLDALQAKR, from the coding sequence ATGAACAAGGATATCACAAGCTCGCTGCGTCCCGCTGTGGTGATGACGCTGCTGTTCGCCCTGCTGCTGGGCATCGCCTATCCGCTGGCCATGACCGGCATCGGCCAGTTGCTGTTCCCCCGGCAAGCCAATGGCAGTCTGGTGGAGCAGGACGGCAAGGTGGTGGGCTCGACCGTGATCGGTCAGGCCTTCACATCCGATCGCTATTTCCAGACCCGCCCCTCGGCGGCGGGCAAGGGGTATGACGGAATGAACTCCTCGGGATCGAACTATGGCCCGACCTCGCAGGCGCTGCATGATCGCATCAAGCAGCAGGTCGATACCATGCGCAAAGCCGAACCCGGCAAGGCGATCCCCGGCGATCTGGTGACGGCTTCGGGTTCGGGCCTCGATCCCGATCTCTCGCCTGAAGCTGCCTTCTATCAGGTGGACCGGATCGCCGCCCTGCGCCATCTCGCCCCTGCCACGCTGCATGGTCTGGTGGAGCAGAGCATCGACCACCCGCTGCTGGGTTTTCTGGGCGAGGATCATGTGAATGTGTTTGAACTCAATCGACGGCTCGATGCACTTCAGGCTAAACGTTAA